A window of Scomber scombrus chromosome 23, fScoSco1.1, whole genome shotgun sequence contains these coding sequences:
- the prelid1b gene encoding PRELI domain containing 1b, protein MGRYFHSDIDIKSPWHQVLAAFWQRYPNPYSAHVLTEDVLYREITPNNLLLSRRLLTKTNRLPGWAERVFPAHMARAVYVLEDSIVDPHTHTLTIKTWNLNHNTLMTVVERCVFEEDQSRPLWTKVRREAWISSAVYGLARPIQEFGLARFKSNQAKAMKGLEFALSKIQAEVPAHLHGDQSESSEKHKPLQPQATPTSTQKPKQYV, encoded by the exons atgGGCAGGTATTTCCACAGCGACATCGACATAAAGAGTCCATGGCATCAGGTGCTGGCCGCCTTCTGGCAGCGTTACCCAAACCCATACAG CGCCCACGTCCTCACAGAAGACGTCTTGTACCGCGAGATCACCCCCAACAACCTCCTGTTGTCACGGCGACTGCTGACAAAGACCAACCGGCTGCCCGGCTGGGCCGAGCGCGTCTTCCCCGCCCACATGGCCCGGGCCGTCTACGTCCTGGAGGACTCCATCGTCGAcccgcacactcacacactcaccatCAAGACCTGGAACCTCAACCACAACACGCTGATG ACGGTGGTAGAGCGATGTGTGTTTGAGGAGGACCAAAGTCGACCATTGTGGACCAAAGTGAGGAGGGAGGCCTGGATCTCTTCGGCTGTTTATGGTCTGGCCCGACCGATACAG GAATTTGGTCTCGCCAGGTTTAAAAGTAACCAAGCCAAAGCCATGAAGGGGCTGGAGTTCGCTCTGTCAAAGATACAAG CCGAGGTCCCCGCTCATCTCCACGGTGACCAGAGCGAATCATCAGAGAAACACAAGCCTCTCCAACCGCAAGCAACGCCCACCTCCACCCAGAAGCCCAAGCAATATGTTTAA